Genomic window (Chondrocystis sp. NIES-4102):
TCTCAATTTTAGTTAACAGTAATTATATATTTTTTTAAATTTAATTTTACACTTACCGTCTTAATTTGTATCCCAAAATTTAATATTAAATATAATAATTGTGGGGTAAAACCTACGCTCTATAATCAAAAGTGTTGTTTAGTTGTACTAAATGTCTTAGTGTTTTCTAATTTTTATCCGTAAAAACACTGATTTTTTATTAGCGTAAGTTTATGTTTAATTTAACTTTAAATCTAGTTTAAAGTCTATTTTCGCCTCTGCCAATTGGCTCTCTACCTTCTTGAGTTCTTGCTTTATCCCTAGAAGCATTACGGCGTAAGGCTTGAAGGCGTTCTTCATATTTTTTGCGCTGGCGACGACTTGGAGTCATTTCAATCAAAGTTTTTAAAGCACTACCAAGACTCTTATAGGCGTTGGGTAAAGAATAACCAAAACGAGTAGCTAAAGCGATCGCTTTTTGATCAGCTTCGATGGCTTCAGTAATAGTTTTTTCACTACTATTTTTTTGCCATAAGCGATAACCTGAAATACCGCATAAGGAGAGGGCTAACAAAAGTAATAAACCGTCTTGTACCCACAATTCACCAACAGCACCACCCAGCCCTATGGCTAAAGCTGCCATTTCCCAACCTTCTTTAGGAATTGTATCGCTTTGTACCCTTGCTACTTCATGCCAAAATAGTAGATTACGTTGATCTATAGCGAGATTATCCCATTTGGCTAAATCAATCTGTATTTCAATCTCATCCTTACCAATTTCCTCACTACGAATCAAAGGCGGATTAACTTCTGTCGAACCTTCCACAATTACCCAGCTTTGTAATTCTGGTGGTAACAAAGTTTTTAAACGGCGCAATTCGTTAATTTCAGCCCTAGCAGAAGAAGTGGCGTAACTCATAGGATTAATAAATTAATGCTCAGGTGATTAATTTTAAAGTTTATTTATTTTATTATCATATCCAAATTTATTCACTGATTATAAATGCTTGGGTTCTGGTAAATTCCCAGATAAACTTAAGACTTGGTAAATATTTTTTTAAATTAGGAATGAATCTACTATGTTTGGGCAAAGCAAAAGATATTTAACATATGCTTGGTGTTTAAGTATTGGCATCATCTTAAGTATCATTTTGTCTGTTTTTCACCACGATCTAGCTATAGCAGCTTCTAAAGATATTCTCACCTCAGAAGTAGCGAAAAGCACATCTGATGTAACTTTACTCCAAGCGATCGTTTTAGGTTTTGTTCAAGGGGCGACGGAATTTATCCCTATTAGTAGTACTGCTCATCTTAAAGCCGTACCTATATTCTTAGGTTGGGGAGATCCTGGGGTTTCCTTTTCCGCGATGATCCAATTAGGGAGTATTGCTGCGGTTATTTCTTATTTTCGTTCAGACTTAGCCAAAATTTTGACAGGAATGATTAAAGCAATTCGTAACTCTAATTATCAGTCGCAGGATTTTTGGTTAGCGGTAGGTATTGGATTAGGTTCTATTCCGATTATCATCTTCGGTTTAATTTTAACAATTTTTGAGCCAGCTTTCTATGAAAATACTTTAAGAAGTATGCCGTCGATCGCGATCGTTTCTATTGTCATGGCATTATTATTAGCCTTGGCAGAATATGTAGGTAGTCAAAAGCGCAATTTTGAAGATTTAACAGCAAAAGATGGAATTTTAATCGGTTTAGCTCAAGCATTGGCGATTATACCAGGTGTATCTCGTTCAGGCTCGACTATGACCGCCAGTTTATTTAATAATATAGATCGCGCCTCAGCAGCAAGATTTTCTTTCCTTTTAGGAATACCAGCGATTTCAATTGCAGGCTTAGTTGGCTTGAAAGATTTAGTTGATCATGGTGCAGGTTCTGGAGGATATTTACCATTAATTGCGGGTTTAATTTCCTCAGCCGTCTTTTCCTATCTAGCGATCGCTTGGTTACTAAAATTCTTGCAAAGAAGAAGCACTTGGGTCTTTGTTTGGTATAGATTAGGATTTGGGGTGTTTATTTTAGTTTCCTTAGCTTTGGGTTGGATTAAAAGTTAATTATGAGTTTAAGTACTATTCAACCAGCCAAAATTAGTAGAGTATTACCAGATTCAATAGCTGAAGAAGTTGGCTTTGAACCTGGAGATGCGATTATATCTATTAATCAAACTCGTCCACGGGATTTAATAGATTATCGTTTTCTTTGTAGTGATGAATATTTAGAATTGGAAGTTTTAGACGCTTTTGGAGAAACTCATCAGATAGAAATTGAGAAAGACTACGATGATGATCTGGGGTTGGAATTTGAAACGGCTTTATTTGATGGTTTAATTCAATGTAATAATCATTGCCCTTTTTGTTTTATCGATCAACAACCCCCTGGTAAAAGAGAAAGTCTTTACTATAAAGATGATGATTATCGTCTAAGTTTTCTTTATGGAAGCTATCTAACTTTAACTAATCTTACTGATAAAGAATGGCAAAGAATAGAACAGATGCGCCTATCGCCCCTATACGTATCTGTACACGCTACTGAAGCCGATATTAGAACTCGTTTGTTGAAAAATCAACGTGCAGGACTAATTATGTCCCAGTTTCAATGGTTTAAGACAAGACGCTTACAAATACACGCCCAAGTAGTAGTATGTCCTGGAATTAATGACGGCGAACATTTAACCAGGACTCTTTTAGATTTAGCTTCCTTTCATGAGGGAGATATTCCTACTGTAGCTTCGGCTGCGGTTGTACCTGTTGGCTTAACTAAATTTCGTCCTCAAGAAGATGAATTGATTCCTGTAACTCCAGCTAAAGCCTTAGAAGTTATTCAGCAAGTACAACAACTACAAACACAATTCAAACAACGCTTTGGTAGTAACTTTGCTTGGTTAGCAGATGAATGGTTTCTCATCGCCAGGGAAGATGTACCCCCAGAATCTCACTATGAAGATTATCCCCAAATAGGTAATGGTGTAGGATCTATCCGTCTATTCCTTAAAGAATTTCAAGCCACAGCAGCAAAACTATTACCCCAGGCGATCGATCCGCCTCGTAGTTTCACTTGGGTAGTAGGTAATGCTGTAGAACAAGCTTTTCAACCCCTACTTAAGCAGCTAAACTCTGTTTCGGGGCTAGAAATTAACTTAGTTGCTTTAAATAGCCAATATTGGGGACAGGAAATTACTGTTACAGGCTTGCTAACAGGACAAGATTTACTCGCAGGTTTATCAGGAAAAGAATTAGGAGAAGGAATATTACTACCTTCCCTGATGCTAAAACATGATGACACTAAATTTCTCGATGATTTAACTGTCGCTGATGTTAGTCAACAGTTATCTACGGTGATTTTTACTGTAAGTAATGTCCAAGAATTAATTAGTGTGTTAGTTGAGGGAAATAAAGCTATATAGATTGCTTAAAACTCATAACTTTCAAGGTTTTCAGGCGATAACTTACGTAAAATTGGCACGGCGCGATCGCTCAACCCTCCCAAATCTTCAACTAAAACTAAATACTTATCTGCATTTAAATAATCACGGTAGGGAACAGTATTAGCCCTAGTGTCAATTGCCCATCCAACACCCCCGCCGACAAAAATACTACCCATTGCACCCCCAATAGCACCTAAAATCCCTCCTAAAATATGATTACCAGGTTCTCCAGCCCAATCAAAAGTATCTAAGCCTGTGATTAAATTAAACACATAGCCCCCAAAAAAACCAAAAGGGACTAACCAATAGGACATAAATATTGCTTTTTTTCTCGTCTGAGTGGCAGGATCTAATAGACCAAGTTCATCAGCAGTTTTATAACCCTTACCAGCGATCGCGATTTTCTCTAAAGGTATGCCTCCTTTTTCTAACGCTGTATAAGCTTCTTCTGCTTGTATACGATCAGGTAAAACAGCAATTAGATAATTCATTACTTAAGCTCTTTATCAAACAAAAGGTATTAATAAATACTATCCTAGTCACTGGTGTAACTGATGATAAATTATGTATCTCATGCACAGACTTTTAGCTGTTATATTAAATCCTGTTTAGATACGCTATTTAAAAGTTGAGGTAAGGCATTAGGCACGCTTACACGCTTACACGCTTGGTTTTAAACTAATTAAAACTACAGATTGATCTTATGTTTTAGTAATCGGATTTCATATTAGCTATGACGCGCAGCTAATCCGTGTTTGATAGCTATTAGCTTCTCCTGACTCCTACTACCTACTACCTCCTGACTCCTGACTTCTTGGTGCATTCGCTCTTTGATGGAAACCAACAAGTTAGCACAGCACCGCTCCTGACTCCTGTCTCCTGTCTCCTTACTTATATCTCAATCAAAGTTTTAAGCCATGAATCAATGGAATGTTGAGCTTTATCAAGAAAAACATAGTTATGTCTGGGAATATGGTTCAGAAATCATACAGATGCTTGATTCTAAAGCAGGAGAATATATTTTAGACTTAGGCTGTGGGACAGGAGAATTAACAGCAACAATTGCAGCCACAGGGGCGAAAGTTATAGGTTTAGATGTGGCAGAAAGTGCGATCGCCCGATGTCGTCAACAATATCCCCAGCTAGAATTTATAATTGCCAATGGAAGGGATTTTAATTATCCAGAGGTATTTGATGGGGTTTTTTCTAATGCAGCTTTACATTGGATGCAGCCAGCAGCAGATGTCGCGCGATGTATCTATCAATGCCTTAAACCAGGTGGGCGTTTGGTTGCGGAATTTGGCGGGAAAGGGAATGTAGCGCAAATAGTTAATGCAATTAATCAGGTTATGCCTCAATCTAATTATAATCCTTGGTATTTTCCTAGTATTGGCGAATATAGCACCCTGCTAGAACAAATAGGGTTTGAGGTAAACTACGCTGCTTTGTTTCCTCGTCCAACAAAATTAATAGGAGATGCACGAATGCAAAACTGGATTGAAATGTTTGCAGGCGATCGCTTAAGATGTTTATCTACAGATGAGCAATTAAGAATAATAAAAGAAATAGAATCAATATTACGCCCTGATCTCTATAGTGATGGCAATTGGTGGGCTGATTACAAAAGACTTCAAATTGTCGCGAAAAAACCTGGTGGATAATTACCTACCTACTACCTCCTACCTACTACAATTAGCTCTAAGCAATACGCTCTAAGCTCTAGGCTTCTCACTCCTACCTAAACCCCTACTACCTAAACCCCTACTACCTACTAACCCCTACCTCCTACCTCCTACCTCCTACCTAAACCCCTACTACCTACTACCCCCTCTCCTGTCTCCTGTCTCCTGACTCCTGACTCCTGACTCCTTGTCTCCTGTCTCCTAATCAAATATAGTCACTCTTCAAGAGCATTATTAGATATGATTCAAGAAATTCCTATAGAACAAATAATGTCAGCAAATATTTTATATCAAACGACGGTAGAAGAATTAATTGCGATCGCTAATTGGATCGGTAGTAAAGGTTGGTGTCCTGCTACGGGGGGTAATTTTTCTGCCAGGCTGGATCAGCATTTGAGTTTAGTTACTGCTTCAGGAGTAGACAAGGCTAATTTACAGCCAGATGATTTTTTAGTTGTAAAATCTACAGGAGAAGTGGATTCTGGAGATAAACGACCATCGGCAGAAACCTTATTACATACAACTTTATATAGTTTGTCTACGGATATCGGTGCAGTGTTACATACCCATACTGTGGCTGCGACAGTATTATCCAATCAAACCCAGGCTGATCATTTAATTATCCAGGGTTACGAAATGCAAAAGGCTTTAAATCAGGTAACTACCCATGAGGCGACAGTAAACTTGCCAATATTAGATAATAATCAAGACATGAACCAATTAGCCGTAAAATTAAAGCAGCGTTGGCAGTCTGAAATATTTCAGTATGGCTTTTTAGTTAGAGGACATGGGTTATATGCTTGGGGGGAAAATCTACGACAAGCCCAACGTCATCTAGAAGGTTTAGAGTTTTTGTTAAGTTGCGAACTTAATCGTATGTTGTTGGAGGTACGTTTTGCCAATTAAAGCGATTGTTACGGATATTGAGGGAACAACTTCTGATATTGATTTTGTCCATCAAGTTTTATTTCCCTATGCTGCTAAAGCCCTGGGGGACTATCTGCGTCAAAACCAGCAACAAGAGGAAATAGCTACAATTATTGACCAGGTGAAGGCAGAAATTCAACAACCAGATGCAGATTTAGAGGTAGTTATTACTACTTTATTGGATTGGATTGCTAGAGATCAAAAAATTACCCCGCTTAAAACTTTGCAGGGCTATATTTGGGAAACTGGGTTTAAAAATAAAGACTTTCAGGGACATCTTTATCAGGATGCCTATGATAATCTTAAGCAATGGCAACAAGCAGGGATTAAACTTTATGTCTTTTCTTCAGGCTCAGTTAAGGCGCAAAAGTTACTCTTTGGCTATAGTCAGTATGGAGATTTAACCTATTTATTTGAGGGTTATTTCGATACTCAGATCGGCGGTAAAAAAACCGTAGAAGCATATCAAAATATTGCCAAAGCGATCGCTCTTGCACCTGAAGAAATCTTATTTTTATCCGATGTGATTGCTGAATTAGACGCTGCTAAAACAGCAGGATATCACACCAAACTTTTAGACCGAGGGCAAAGTTATCAAAATGAACCTGGGCATAATATAGTTAAAGATTTCGATGCTATCAAGCTCAATTAGTCACGTTGTACTTGAGCAAAGATTTCCGCTAATATCTCACCTGCGCCTTGTTCTCTTAACCTGTGTGCTAGATCGATACCTAATTGTTCACAGTTTTGTTGTTCACCACTTATAGTATCTTTAATCAGTCTTTGACCATCAAGACTGGCTACCATACCTGTAAGAGTTAGATGTCCAGCTTCAATCTTAGTATTAACACCAATGGGAACTTGACATCCCCCTTCCAATTCCCTTAAAAAGGATCTTTCCGCTAAAGTGCGATCGCGACTATCAACATCTTCTAATACTTTTAAAAGATCTAATAT
Coding sequences:
- a CDS encoding type 11 methyltransferase; translation: MNQWNVELYQEKHSYVWEYGSEIIQMLDSKAGEYILDLGCGTGELTATIAATGAKVIGLDVAESAIARCRQQYPQLEFIIANGRDFNYPEVFDGVFSNAALHWMQPAADVARCIYQCLKPGGRLVAEFGGKGNVAQIVNAINQVMPQSNYNPWYFPSIGEYSTLLEQIGFEVNYAALFPRPTKLIGDARMQNWIEMFAGDRLRCLSTDEQLRIIKEIESILRPDLYSDGNWWADYKRLQIVAKKPGG
- a CDS encoding undecaprenol kinase, with the translated sequence MFGQSKRYLTYAWCLSIGIILSIILSVFHHDLAIAASKDILTSEVAKSTSDVTLLQAIVLGFVQGATEFIPISSTAHLKAVPIFLGWGDPGVSFSAMIQLGSIAAVISYFRSDLAKILTGMIKAIRNSNYQSQDFWLAVGIGLGSIPIIIFGLILTIFEPAFYENTLRSMPSIAIVSIVMALLLALAEYVGSQKRNFEDLTAKDGILIGLAQALAIIPGVSRSGSTMTASLFNNIDRASAARFSFLLGIPAISIAGLVGLKDLVDHGAGSGGYLPLIAGLISSAVFSYLAIAWLLKFLQRRSTWVFVWYRLGFGVFILVSLALGWIKS
- a CDS encoding 2,3-diketo-5-methylthio-1-phosphopentane phosphatase, translating into MPIKAIVTDIEGTTSDIDFVHQVLFPYAAKALGDYLRQNQQQEEIATIIDQVKAEIQQPDADLEVVITTLLDWIARDQKITPLKTLQGYIWETGFKNKDFQGHLYQDAYDNLKQWQQAGIKLYVFSSGSVKAQKLLFGYSQYGDLTYLFEGYFDTQIGGKKTVEAYQNIAKAIALAPEEILFLSDVIAELDAAKTAGYHTKLLDRGQSYQNEPGHNIVKDFDAIKLN
- a CDS encoding ribulose-5-phosphate 4-epimerase, whose product is MIQEIPIEQIMSANILYQTTVEELIAIANWIGSKGWCPATGGNFSARLDQHLSLVTASGVDKANLQPDDFLVVKSTGEVDSGDKRPSAETLLHTTLYSLSTDIGAVLHTHTVAATVLSNQTQADHLIIQGYEMQKALNQVTTHEATVNLPILDNNQDMNQLAVKLKQRWQSEIFQYGFLVRGHGLYAWGENLRQAQRHLEGLEFLLSCELNRMLLEVRFAN
- a CDS encoding FeS-containing oxidoreductase gives rise to the protein MSLSTIQPAKISRVLPDSIAEEVGFEPGDAIISINQTRPRDLIDYRFLCSDEYLELEVLDAFGETHQIEIEKDYDDDLGLEFETALFDGLIQCNNHCPFCFIDQQPPGKRESLYYKDDDYRLSFLYGSYLTLTNLTDKEWQRIEQMRLSPLYVSVHATEADIRTRLLKNQRAGLIMSQFQWFKTRRLQIHAQVVVCPGINDGEHLTRTLLDLASFHEGDIPTVASAAVVPVGLTKFRPQEDELIPVTPAKALEVIQQVQQLQTQFKQRFGSNFAWLADEWFLIAREDVPPESHYEDYPQIGNGVGSIRLFLKEFQATAAKLLPQAIDPPRSFTWVVGNAVEQAFQPLLKQLNSVSGLEINLVALNSQYWGQEITVTGLLTGQDLLAGLSGKELGEGILLPSLMLKHDDTKFLDDLTVADVSQQLSTVIFTVSNVQELISVLVEGNKAI